The Pirellulales bacterium genome includes a window with the following:
- a CDS encoding TlpA disulfide reductase family protein — protein sequence MTSPLALADGQTPAASNPYLPPANDSPALLKAHIEKMQKIAPAARQAGFGEAMVAASDRILESNPPDSLRSFAVLSLFDGLHEWADAEKNADADKRLAELATKYAGDSDKKIAAAAAFYDLEQRVLKAGDAPPNDISKLLDKVKTALTGHTLTAAKYGRIALGTVALINNLDTDQEAEKRFKEFGLLFAASSDPVMARFGTQLKTTKRHPKTIVVTDQGAGNAAQSTASKTEAPPITEAPAKTETAQQWVQRVEANLTSLTGSTHDAEYDNEKAAFLKQYPHDPLRWSWNFMDVRRALSAPQNLEQGIKTAKAALAEVLAAGDAPPQLKEQASTLNLQIDILSHAPLADVAKSFSAHVKAFPNSTANAGLAQSIVQLAGRGQMDEAAIARLRDLKASSDGLLAAAAADRITVLENLLQLKTKPLELKFTDVDGRHFDLESYRGKVVLVDFWATWCGPCVEGLPEVIEQYNKYHDQGFEIVGISFDQEKPTLQQFVKDKQMPWVQFFDGKVWDNTYGKKYGISAIPAMWLVGRDGKVIDFNARMGLAQKIPKLLETAADPAQATLPAAAKPPDKS from the coding sequence TTGACCTCGCCGCTTGCGCTGGCAGACGGCCAAACTCCCGCAGCCAGCAATCCCTATTTGCCGCCGGCAAACGATTCTCCGGCCCTGCTCAAGGCGCATATCGAAAAGATGCAAAAGATCGCGCCCGCGGCTCGGCAAGCCGGTTTCGGCGAAGCGATGGTGGCGGCGTCGGATCGAATTCTGGAAAGCAACCCGCCGGACAGTTTGCGGTCTTTTGCCGTTCTCAGTTTGTTCGACGGCTTGCATGAATGGGCTGATGCCGAAAAAAATGCCGATGCTGACAAGCGGCTGGCCGAACTAGCAACCAAGTATGCCGGCGATAGCGACAAAAAGATTGCCGCCGCAGCCGCATTTTACGATCTGGAGCAGCGAGTGCTGAAAGCCGGCGATGCTCCGCCCAACGACATTTCCAAACTGCTTGACAAAGTGAAAACCGCGTTGACCGGCCACACGCTCACCGCCGCCAAATATGGGCGGATTGCCCTCGGCACCGTGGCGCTCATCAATAACTTGGATACCGATCAAGAGGCCGAAAAACGGTTCAAAGAATTCGGCCTTCTGTTCGCCGCCAGCAGCGATCCGGTCATGGCCCGCTTCGGCACGCAACTTAAAACCACCAAGCGGCATCCCAAGACCATCGTGGTGACCGATCAAGGGGCCGGCAACGCGGCCCAATCGACCGCGTCGAAAACGGAAGCTCCGCCCATCACTGAAGCGCCGGCTAAAACTGAGACGGCCCAGCAATGGGTGCAACGTGTCGAAGCGAATCTGACGTCGCTTACCGGCAGCACCCACGATGCGGAATACGATAACGAAAAAGCCGCGTTTCTCAAGCAGTATCCGCACGATCCGCTGCGGTGGAGCTGGAATTTCATGGATGTCCGCCGCGCCCTAAGCGCCCCGCAAAACCTGGAACAAGGCATCAAAACGGCCAAAGCCGCTTTGGCCGAAGTGCTGGCGGCCGGCGATGCGCCGCCGCAGCTAAAAGAGCAAGCCAGCACCCTAAATCTGCAAATCGATATACTCAGCCACGCGCCGCTGGCGGACGTGGCAAAAAGCTTTTCGGCCCACGTCAAAGCTTTTCCCAATTCGACCGCCAATGCGGGATTGGCGCAATCGATTGTTCAACTGGCCGGCCGCGGACAAATGGACGAAGCTGCCATTGCTCGCTTGCGCGATCTCAAAGCCAGTAGCGATGGGCTGCTGGCCGCCGCCGCGGCCGACAGAATTACGGTGTTGGAAAATCTACTGCAGCTGAAAACCAAGCCGCTGGAACTCAAATTCACCGACGTCGACGGCCGTCATTTCGACTTGGAATCGTATCGCGGCAAAGTCGTCCTGGTCGATTTTTGGGCCACCTGGTGCGGCCCATGCGTCGAAGGATTGCCGGAGGTCATCGAGCAATACAACAAATATCATGATCAAGGCTTCGAGATTGTCGGCATCTCGTTCGACCAGGAAAAGCCAACGCTGCAACAATTCGTCAAAGACAAACAAATGCCCTGGGTGCAATTCTTCGACGGCAAAGTTTGGGACAATACCTACGGCAAAAAATACGGCATCTCCGCCATTCCGGCCATGTGGCTGGTGGGCCGTGACGGCAAAGTTATCGATTTCAACGCCCGCATGGGATTGGCGCAGAAAATTCCCAAACTGTTGGAAACCGCTGCAGATCCCGCTCAGGCCACGTTGCCCGCCGCTGCTAAACCGCCCGATAAATCTTGA